A portion of the Oncorhynchus gorbuscha isolate QuinsamMale2020 ecotype Even-year linkage group LG07, OgorEven_v1.0, whole genome shotgun sequence genome contains these proteins:
- the zgc:111976 gene encoding mediator of RNA polymerase II transcription subunit 1 isoform X2, translated as MVGSKSFISDLHSKYAEKTWNETFKLVRRCMDKSRGDTKPCEPLIRCLKILHEALNVSSLSAMVSRLEIMAKQRGMGSHLSPTETTCYLTADMFYLEVLLLPGGEVDDVKLAQHGEAPVSSESLLQLLKSKKFEEFSVKLKGLSSLYNIPGDNETKIKVYTALQFLGKDLQKISHLPRALRECNLQVDMILNGRIGYLTAGSEGIPMTIQYYISPSDILLEMSDSERGSVGQLALVTVGPTDCTHKLQMASVIPQPPQLDAQGLPLFSPLCEVLSEIMPACFQLKLQPPLPMLSSFVEKLSQITDVAIADADLQWASFPQLMMTLLGENGGNKTWNGQDAHFLVPLPGKEIHSYVLPGAAWEEAALRGALMSTIPFTHPAHVPALLELLRHQCAINTLLASCITSLRPSPGPVCDLYCEVLPESGSSLSVTFHLSDSDSLSVLLVNVADSRKLTCSLFAVGSESESMDEYVSRVLKRCMSIPVTMRALNRRLSKRTCGEPLPACSTTISTADVSPASPLPMSCEADGSLSSGSGLESIGIPTTSSAVFSQDAMGLDTTAAESAFCMSVAEVNTNPTANPYPCASVCMYSHWMHNNHLPELI; from the exons A TGGTCGGGAGTAAGTCCTTCATTTCTGACCTGCACTCAAAATATGCAGAAAAGACATGGAATGAGACCTTTAAACTGGTTCGTAGGTGTATG GACAAATCGAGAGGTGACACCAAACCCTGTGAACCACTGATTAGGTGTCTGAAAATACTCCATGAAGCACTGAATG TGTCGTCTTTGAGCGCCATGGTATCACGGTTGGAGATAATGGCCAAACAGAGAGG GATGGGGTCCCACCTGAGCCCCACTGAGACAACCTGTTACCTCACAGCTGACATGTTCTACCTAGAGGTCCTACTGCTGCCTGGGGGAGAGGTGGATGATGTGAAGTTGGCCCAACATGGAGAAGCCCCTGTG TCAAGCGAGTCACTTCTTCAACTGCTAAA GTCGAAGAAGTTCGAAGAATTCTCAGTGAAACTGAAAGGCCTTTCCTCCCTGTACAACATCCCTGGAGACAA TGAGACCAAGATCAAGGTCTACACAGCCCTTCAGTTCTTGGGGAAAGATCTACAGAAGATATCCCATTTGCCAAG AGCATTAAGGGAGTGCAATCTTCAAGTGGACATGATTCTCAATGGCAGGATTGGCTATCTTACGGCAGGGAGCGAAG GTATCCCAATGACTATCCAATACTACATCAGCCCTTCTGACATTCTGTTGGAGATGTCCGATTCAG AAAGGGGCAGTGTTGGCCAGTTGGCCTTGGTGACAGTGGGGCCAACTGACTGTACACACAAGCTCCAGATGGCATCTGTCATCCCACAACCACCTCAGCTTGACGCTCAGGG tctACCATTGTTCAGTCCTCTCTGTGAGGTGCTCTCTGAAATTATGCCAGCCTGCTTCCAGCTCAAACTGCAGCCACCCCTACCAATGCTCTCTTCCTTTGTTGAGAAGCTCAGCCAAATTACAG ATGTTGCCATAGCTGATGCTGACCTGCAGTGGGCATCTTTTCCCCAGTTGATGATGACCTTATTAGGGGAGAATGGTGGCAACAAAACATGGAATGGCCAAGATGCCCACTTTCTAgtg CCCCTCCCAGGTAAAGAGATACACAGCTATGTGCTGCCGGGGGCTGCATGGGAAGAAGCTGCTCTGAGGGGGGCGCTGATGAGTACCATTCCCTTTACCCACCCTGCCCATGTCCCTGCCCTACTGGAGCTGCTCCGCCACCAGTGTGCAATTAACACTCTACTGGCCAGCTGCATTACCTCTCTCAGGCCTAGCCCAG GTCCAGTGTGTGACCTATACTGCGAAGTCCTCCCTGAGTCAGGTTCCAGCCTCTCTGTGACCTTTCACCTATCTGACAGCGACTCTCTATCTGTTT TGCTGGTGAATGTGGCAGACTCCCGGAAGCTCACCTGCAGTCTGTTTGCAGTGGGGTCAGAGTCAGAATCCATGGATGAATATGTCTCCAGAGTCCTAAAGAG ATGTATGTCTATTCCTGTGACCATGCGTGCCTTGAATCGGCGGCTGTCCAAGAGGACCTGTGGAGAACCTCTACCTGCATGCTCCACCACCATATCCACTGCAGATGTCAGCCCTGCTTCTCCTCTCCCCATGTCCTGTGAGGCTGATGGCAGTCTCTCTTCTGGCTCTGGCCTGGAGTCCATTGGCATCCCTACTACCTCCTCTGCCGTGTTCTCCCAGGATGCAATGGGGCTGGATACCACGGCGGCAGAGTCTGCCTTCTGTATGTCTGTTGCTGAAGTCAATACAAACCCTACTGCCAACCCTTACCCCTGTGCCTCGGTGTGTATGTATTCACATTGGATGCACAACAACCATCTCCCAGAACTTATCTAG
- the zgc:111976 gene encoding mediator of RNA polymerase II transcription subunit 1 isoform X3, with translation MDKSRGDTKPCEPLIRCLKILHEALNVSSLSAMVSRLEIMAKQRGMGSHLSPTETTCYLTADMFYLEVLLLPGGEVDDVKLAQHGEAPVSSESLLQLLKSKKFEEFSVKLKGLSSLYNIPGDNETKIKVYTALQFLGKDLQKISHLPRALRECNLQVDMILNGRIGYLTAGSEGIPMTIQYYISPSDILLEMSDSERGSVGQLALVTVGPTDCTHKLQMASVIPQPPQLDAQGLPLFSPLCEVLSEIMPACFQLKLQPPLPMLSSFVEKLSQITDVAIADADLQWASFPQLMMTLLGENGGNKTWNGQDAHFLVPLPGKEIHSYVLPGAAWEEAALRGALMSTIPFTHPAHVPALLELLRHQCAINTLLASCITSLRPSPGPVCDLYCEVLPESGSSLSVTFHLSDSDSLSVLLVNVADSRKLTCSLFAVGSESESMDEYVSRVLKRCMSIPVTMRALNRRLSKRTCGEPLPACSTTISTADVSPASPLPMSCEADGSLSSGSGLESIGIPTTSSAVFSQDAMGLDTTAAESAFCMSVAEVNTNPTANPYPCASVCMYSHWMHNNHLPELI, from the exons ATG GACAAATCGAGAGGTGACACCAAACCCTGTGAACCACTGATTAGGTGTCTGAAAATACTCCATGAAGCACTGAATG TGTCGTCTTTGAGCGCCATGGTATCACGGTTGGAGATAATGGCCAAACAGAGAGG GATGGGGTCCCACCTGAGCCCCACTGAGACAACCTGTTACCTCACAGCTGACATGTTCTACCTAGAGGTCCTACTGCTGCCTGGGGGAGAGGTGGATGATGTGAAGTTGGCCCAACATGGAGAAGCCCCTGTG TCAAGCGAGTCACTTCTTCAACTGCTAAA GTCGAAGAAGTTCGAAGAATTCTCAGTGAAACTGAAAGGCCTTTCCTCCCTGTACAACATCCCTGGAGACAA TGAGACCAAGATCAAGGTCTACACAGCCCTTCAGTTCTTGGGGAAAGATCTACAGAAGATATCCCATTTGCCAAG AGCATTAAGGGAGTGCAATCTTCAAGTGGACATGATTCTCAATGGCAGGATTGGCTATCTTACGGCAGGGAGCGAAG GTATCCCAATGACTATCCAATACTACATCAGCCCTTCTGACATTCTGTTGGAGATGTCCGATTCAG AAAGGGGCAGTGTTGGCCAGTTGGCCTTGGTGACAGTGGGGCCAACTGACTGTACACACAAGCTCCAGATGGCATCTGTCATCCCACAACCACCTCAGCTTGACGCTCAGGG tctACCATTGTTCAGTCCTCTCTGTGAGGTGCTCTCTGAAATTATGCCAGCCTGCTTCCAGCTCAAACTGCAGCCACCCCTACCAATGCTCTCTTCCTTTGTTGAGAAGCTCAGCCAAATTACAG ATGTTGCCATAGCTGATGCTGACCTGCAGTGGGCATCTTTTCCCCAGTTGATGATGACCTTATTAGGGGAGAATGGTGGCAACAAAACATGGAATGGCCAAGATGCCCACTTTCTAgtg CCCCTCCCAGGTAAAGAGATACACAGCTATGTGCTGCCGGGGGCTGCATGGGAAGAAGCTGCTCTGAGGGGGGCGCTGATGAGTACCATTCCCTTTACCCACCCTGCCCATGTCCCTGCCCTACTGGAGCTGCTCCGCCACCAGTGTGCAATTAACACTCTACTGGCCAGCTGCATTACCTCTCTCAGGCCTAGCCCAG GTCCAGTGTGTGACCTATACTGCGAAGTCCTCCCTGAGTCAGGTTCCAGCCTCTCTGTGACCTTTCACCTATCTGACAGCGACTCTCTATCTGTTT TGCTGGTGAATGTGGCAGACTCCCGGAAGCTCACCTGCAGTCTGTTTGCAGTGGGGTCAGAGTCAGAATCCATGGATGAATATGTCTCCAGAGTCCTAAAGAG ATGTATGTCTATTCCTGTGACCATGCGTGCCTTGAATCGGCGGCTGTCCAAGAGGACCTGTGGAGAACCTCTACCTGCATGCTCCACCACCATATCCACTGCAGATGTCAGCCCTGCTTCTCCTCTCCCCATGTCCTGTGAGGCTGATGGCAGTCTCTCTTCTGGCTCTGGCCTGGAGTCCATTGGCATCCCTACTACCTCCTCTGCCGTGTTCTCCCAGGATGCAATGGGGCTGGATACCACGGCGGCAGAGTCTGCCTTCTGTATGTCTGTTGCTGAAGTCAATACAAACCCTACTGCCAACCCTTACCCCTGTGCCTCGGTGTGTATGTATTCACATTGGATGCACAACAACCATCTCCCAGAACTTATCTAG
- the zgc:111976 gene encoding mediator of RNA polymerase II transcription subunit 1 isoform X1: MAVVGSKSFISDLHSKYAEKTWNETFKLVRRCMDKSRGDTKPCEPLIRCLKILHEALNVSSLSAMVSRLEIMAKQRGMGSHLSPTETTCYLTADMFYLEVLLLPGGEVDDVKLAQHGEAPVSSESLLQLLKSKKFEEFSVKLKGLSSLYNIPGDNETKIKVYTALQFLGKDLQKISHLPRALRECNLQVDMILNGRIGYLTAGSEGIPMTIQYYISPSDILLEMSDSERGSVGQLALVTVGPTDCTHKLQMASVIPQPPQLDAQGLPLFSPLCEVLSEIMPACFQLKLQPPLPMLSSFVEKLSQITDVAIADADLQWASFPQLMMTLLGENGGNKTWNGQDAHFLVPLPGKEIHSYVLPGAAWEEAALRGALMSTIPFTHPAHVPALLELLRHQCAINTLLASCITSLRPSPGPVCDLYCEVLPESGSSLSVTFHLSDSDSLSVLLVNVADSRKLTCSLFAVGSESESMDEYVSRVLKRCMSIPVTMRALNRRLSKRTCGEPLPACSTTISTADVSPASPLPMSCEADGSLSSGSGLESIGIPTTSSAVFSQDAMGLDTTAAESAFCMSVAEVNTNPTANPYPCASVCMYSHWMHNNHLPELI; this comes from the exons ATGGCAG TGGTCGGGAGTAAGTCCTTCATTTCTGACCTGCACTCAAAATATGCAGAAAAGACATGGAATGAGACCTTTAAACTGGTTCGTAGGTGTATG GACAAATCGAGAGGTGACACCAAACCCTGTGAACCACTGATTAGGTGTCTGAAAATACTCCATGAAGCACTGAATG TGTCGTCTTTGAGCGCCATGGTATCACGGTTGGAGATAATGGCCAAACAGAGAGG GATGGGGTCCCACCTGAGCCCCACTGAGACAACCTGTTACCTCACAGCTGACATGTTCTACCTAGAGGTCCTACTGCTGCCTGGGGGAGAGGTGGATGATGTGAAGTTGGCCCAACATGGAGAAGCCCCTGTG TCAAGCGAGTCACTTCTTCAACTGCTAAA GTCGAAGAAGTTCGAAGAATTCTCAGTGAAACTGAAAGGCCTTTCCTCCCTGTACAACATCCCTGGAGACAA TGAGACCAAGATCAAGGTCTACACAGCCCTTCAGTTCTTGGGGAAAGATCTACAGAAGATATCCCATTTGCCAAG AGCATTAAGGGAGTGCAATCTTCAAGTGGACATGATTCTCAATGGCAGGATTGGCTATCTTACGGCAGGGAGCGAAG GTATCCCAATGACTATCCAATACTACATCAGCCCTTCTGACATTCTGTTGGAGATGTCCGATTCAG AAAGGGGCAGTGTTGGCCAGTTGGCCTTGGTGACAGTGGGGCCAACTGACTGTACACACAAGCTCCAGATGGCATCTGTCATCCCACAACCACCTCAGCTTGACGCTCAGGG tctACCATTGTTCAGTCCTCTCTGTGAGGTGCTCTCTGAAATTATGCCAGCCTGCTTCCAGCTCAAACTGCAGCCACCCCTACCAATGCTCTCTTCCTTTGTTGAGAAGCTCAGCCAAATTACAG ATGTTGCCATAGCTGATGCTGACCTGCAGTGGGCATCTTTTCCCCAGTTGATGATGACCTTATTAGGGGAGAATGGTGGCAACAAAACATGGAATGGCCAAGATGCCCACTTTCTAgtg CCCCTCCCAGGTAAAGAGATACACAGCTATGTGCTGCCGGGGGCTGCATGGGAAGAAGCTGCTCTGAGGGGGGCGCTGATGAGTACCATTCCCTTTACCCACCCTGCCCATGTCCCTGCCCTACTGGAGCTGCTCCGCCACCAGTGTGCAATTAACACTCTACTGGCCAGCTGCATTACCTCTCTCAGGCCTAGCCCAG GTCCAGTGTGTGACCTATACTGCGAAGTCCTCCCTGAGTCAGGTTCCAGCCTCTCTGTGACCTTTCACCTATCTGACAGCGACTCTCTATCTGTTT TGCTGGTGAATGTGGCAGACTCCCGGAAGCTCACCTGCAGTCTGTTTGCAGTGGGGTCAGAGTCAGAATCCATGGATGAATATGTCTCCAGAGTCCTAAAGAG ATGTATGTCTATTCCTGTGACCATGCGTGCCTTGAATCGGCGGCTGTCCAAGAGGACCTGTGGAGAACCTCTACCTGCATGCTCCACCACCATATCCACTGCAGATGTCAGCCCTGCTTCTCCTCTCCCCATGTCCTGTGAGGCTGATGGCAGTCTCTCTTCTGGCTCTGGCCTGGAGTCCATTGGCATCCCTACTACCTCCTCTGCCGTGTTCTCCCAGGATGCAATGGGGCTGGATACCACGGCGGCAGAGTCTGCCTTCTGTATGTCTGTTGCTGAAGTCAATACAAACCCTACTGCCAACCCTTACCCCTGTGCCTCGGTGTGTATGTATTCACATTGGATGCACAACAACCATCTCCCAGAACTTATCTAG